In Alligator mississippiensis isolate rAllMis1 chromosome 9, rAllMis1, whole genome shotgun sequence, the genomic stretch TACCAGCCAACACAAACATACACTCCAACTACAGCACAGTCATTCTATGGAAGCAATTTTGAGGATGAACCCCCACTGCTAGAAGGTACGTCTCCTCCTTTGCTACTAGACTCTGGAACTGATCAGTTTTGCATTAACCTGGGAAAAAGTGTTCTTAAAGAAGCACTGTCAACTTGAATTTCTGTTAACTGAAATCCAGTGAACTAAAAATGTTAACGAACTTGATTTCCGTTCCCCTATCAGCTTCTGTAGTTCTATAGTCCTGTAATCTTATGTATTTCTACCTTATTACTCTAATAGATAAATGGCAAGTTAGACTGAACCCATTTTTTCTATCAAGTCTGGAAATAAAACTGAAAGCATagattattttctctttcttttagtTATAATAATCTTAAGTATTTCtagcagcaaaaagaaaaatctaataaAATTTATAATATTCTTTTCATTGTAAATCATTGTGATTTTTTTGGTGTCTAGAACCCAGATCCTGATTTAAGAAAGGAGTTAAATACATAATAATTGTCCTGCATATAATAGTGTCTATAGCCTGCACAAGATGCCAGAATGGATAGATAGAAGGAATACTGATGGAAAGTGGGAGCTTTGTAAAGTACTATGTTATATAAAGAAGATGGGAACTCAAGTCTTCAACCAATATTTGAGACACATTATCCATTATATTATTAATATCAATGAAAATACAGTTTTGGCAGAAGCAAATAATGCACATTCTGCTGCTAAGCTAATAAACTAAATGTATATGGACAGTGAGTCCTAGCATGTGAGGGGGTGAATCGTACAGTGCACAGGACAAACAGGTTTGAAACAATCCTGTAGTTAGATGCTTAGATACTTGGATTCAGGGGTCCACCCAAATGGATCTGGTTGCAGATTCTGGTTGCGAAATCTGGGCTTCAGAAACTGCCTGTCTCTCACTTCTGCATCTTGAAAGGCGGAGTGCCACAGAGGCAGTGCAGGCAAACCCAAGAGGACTAAAGGCTCATAGGAGTTATAATTTTAGGAATGGCATTTTATAGCTTTCTTGTAGGCAATGTCTTATCGTCAGTCTGAAAGTTATGAAATTGGAGGAGCAGAGAAAATAATAGAGGTAAAAGGAGAAATAGCAGGAGAAGTGAATCTGAATAATTCTTTTCGTGTGACCTGTAGAATTAGGGATTAATTTCGACCACATCTGGCAGAAGACGCTAACGGTACTACACCCATTAAAAGTAGCAGATGGCAGCATCATGAATGAGACTGATTTGGCAGGACCAATGGTCTTCTGTCTAGCATTTGGAGCCACATTATTGCTGGTAAGATAGAGACTGTGAATTATTACTGCATATGTTTATTGACATTCAAaagcattgggggtgggggaatagaGTTATCCATAGGTCTCTCAAAGGAAGCTCTGTATCCTGGTGTCCACAAAGTATACCTCTTGACATGATACATTATTTAGAGCTTGATGCAAAGTGCTTAGAAATTTAATTTTTCCATTCTTATCTTTCCATTCTGTCAGTGTACTTTGGAACAGATTTTTTGACTCAGGTTTTAACACGCGGTGCATCTTTGTTCGATGAGTTCTTCTTGCTGTCTCTTGCTTTCAAGGAATACGTTCCTTTTATCATGAAAAGGCGGGAGAAATAAAATGGATCAGATGAtctttttttgtccttttatttTTGTCCTAAAGATAAACCTCTGTTTTTCACCTCTTATTTCGTCTACAAATCAAGATTTGATTATAAAAAATACACGTTAATAATTTTTAGTGAAATAATTATTGCACAAAATGTTATATTCACTCTTGTTTTTGCTCTTGATAGTCAGCTTTTCTGTTTAGTAATTGTTTTCTGTCATTTCAGTTTCTATTGTGCTTAATTTCTGCTGTCTTTTCTAGTTTTTTAACACTTCATTATATTTTCTCTGTTCAGCATACTTAGTTTATTGATGGGCTTGTTCCTTTGGCTGTTTATTCTTTAAAAGAGCTTCCTAGTAAACAAGGCTCAAAATTCTTAAATCATTTCTTAGTGTGTTTAATAGGTATTGATCTGGTTCATACTAGGTATGACTTTCAATATTACTGATCCAGTAAATCACCATCCAAAATAAATTCCTTTTAAAAACTGTTAAATTTGCTGATGGGCTCAGATGGAAACCTGTCTGTGTGTTTTAACATTCAATTGTGGTAAGATTTGAatttaaatttattattttttacgTGTGAAAGCAAGCTTAGGCTATCATAATTGATATCTGAGAATTTATAGAGCAATACTTAATTTTAACTTTTAACGATCCAAGAGAAAGAAATTGGTAAATGACAAAGTAGGAACATGACTTGTCATTGTACATTTccatattttaaatcagtttctatTCTGTAAGTTTTTTTTCAGGCATTGTTTCATTTTTTACCATAGAATCACATATTGTATAATATGAAACAGCCACCATACTTCAAGCACTTTGGGGCTCCAAGGCTACTTTGGCCAATAATGTTTCACTAAGAAATCAGGTACCATATTATGGATGAATGCATTCCTTTTATAATGGATAAAATTGAAGGAGTATCTGAGTTCTGATCCTGTGACTTGTCAGATTTCACAGCcccatttttattattaaatccTAACCAATAATAAAGTATCTTGTCTATATGTTATATATCTTTTTCTTGTTTGGAACAAACCATTTTATTCAGAGTAGGAAATATAATAGCTTGTCATAGGTGTCGCAATAACTTGAGAGTGTGAATTGAGAACATGATGGTAAGGGATTATATGACAAGGCTTCTAGAAGTTTATACAGTTGAGAGTGTTTATGCATGCACAAAAATAGCTGTAATCAAAAAACGTAAAAATACATTGAAATTAGATCATCAGACATGGATAGTATAGATGCATGCTCTACAATGCTGGGTAGACCACTTAATGATTTTGTTAAAAAGTGTTGCTATTGAAAGTGTTGAACTATTTGTAACCTCTGTGTTGGTTTGCTGATGGTACTGCTTTCAGCTTCAAAAATTCATGGTGTCAAAATCTGTTTTGCCATTATTTTGCTCAGTTTATCATTTAGGTGTGGGGTATAAGACTGGGCTTTTAATGAACACCAAAGATTTGTGCCTAATGGGTACAGTTCCCTTGGGCTGTCTCAGAGTTAAAACATGACTACTGAAGTCTGTTTCCTATCTACCTAGCTAATGTGGAACCGAATGCCATGCTTCCAAGTCATACTTTGAGATTAATGTCTCTCATATATAAAagccagatttcttttttttaatgtagggtGCTTGAAACAAGTCTTCTAAGTTGTGCATGTAGGAAACATTAAATAAACAAAAGTGTGTAAGCCCCTTGTTCTGGAAATTCTTATTGTTTAGATTGTATATGGTACTTCCCAAATAAAACAATTTAGCCTTTGGAGCAAGAATCATTTGTAGACATATAGTCACTTTTTATTGTCAGTGTTATTGCATTGTTTTAGTGAAATCTGTAAATAAACTGCTACTATAAAACCAGGTACACTTATAATTAACCAAAGTTACTCTTCTTGTCTTTAGGCCGGTAAAATTCAGTTTGGGTATGTGTATGGAATTAGTGCAATTGGATGTTTAGGAATGTTTTGCCTCCTGAACTTAATGAGTATGACGGGCGTCTCATTTGGCTGTGTTGCCAGTGTCCTGGGATACTGTCTCCTTCCTATGATCCTGCTTTCAAGTTTTGCAGTTGTGTTTTCTTTGCAGTAAGTATCAACccataactttttaaaatgaaataatactGCCATGTACTGTGGACTCTTTTTCCCATGTGATGGGAGAAGCTGTTTTGTTGAATGAAATTCAGATTGTACTGATATTGGACTTGTGTCAGTAAACTAAATGCCTATTGTGAGGGTCCAACAAAGCAAAATATaattaataatggaaaaaatattgtaaaagtagCTTTTGCTTACGTCAATAAAGTAATTATCCAGCATTGAAATTACTTGTATTTGCATTACATTTGCATTTATAGATTAGAGTAAAATAATACAATAACGAAGCATATCATACAATATCTGTTTCTCAATTGTATAGTGGGATACATAAGACTAAAAATGATCAATGGGGTCTCATTAAAACTGTAATGATCTATTAAAGTTAGGAGTGGAAGTTAGCCTAAAAGAAAATTTTGTGTAGCTATGGGTAACATAGAGCAGTAGAAAGAAACAAGGGACAATTTTAGTTTCATATTCGACTCTACACCTGTTGCCTCCAGAAATTCAATTATTTTCTTGCTCCATTCTCCCTCATTGAATAATGTAGCTCTGAAATCTTCACAGAGTAGCACTCGTTTTACATTTTATACTCATTTACATGTACAATTCCATTATATGTTAGAaataaatatgcatttattttaccCCAAGCataaaattcaaaatgaataTTTACCTTTTAGGAATATTCCAATTTCTATGCATCTCTAGGCATCCATACAAAGCTTATGTGTTCTGTTCTTGTATGTTGCAGGGGGATGATGGGAGTTATTCTCACTGCTGGAATTATTGGATGGTGCAGTTTTTCTGCTTCCAAAATCTTCATTTCTGCCTTAGCAATGGAAGGACAACAGCTTCTAGTAGCATATCCCTGTGCTTTATTATATGGAGTTTTTGCCCTTATTTCTGTGTTTTGAATCGACTATCCTGGCTATCGGACTTTGATGAGCCAAACTGAGAACACCACCTTGGAACACGTAATTGGACCAACATATAGCTACGCTGTTGCTGTCATGCAAACTTAACTCCTGAATAGCCTGGAGCAGAGGAAACAAATGCGTCTTGTGTTCACTTTTATAGGACTTTTGAATACTCTTTTGAATTGACCTGCAGTGTCTGTAGCTTTATAAGTGTTCATGCGTATACAGTTATAAATGTAGTATTTCTTTTCCATTCCTACATCCTTTAGCAAAGTAATTTTTGTTTggtcttttttgtttgttcagttctTGGAGGGAGGGGTTGCAGTTATGACATAACAGATAAGTTTTTATTGGCAAAAGTAAAGAAAACTATAGACATTGTAGGTTCTTTTTTGAATAAAACTGCAGTGATTAAAACCTCAGTTCTTGTCCCCTCTATCGCAAATAATTTCTGCAGcaattagaaaataaaatattttctgagtTTTAACAAGAACCTTATTAAATCTGTGAAATTGTTCATAGTGTCTTGGCATTTCAGGATTAAGGGCACTTCAATTATGTATTAGCAAAGGACTGCTTAAAAGTCAAAGGGGGTGCGTCATTCTTGCAGTTTTGAAATATTAATCTTTAGAATTATGTTGGCATCAGTTTAAGTATCCACACGTTGGATTTACTAAGATGACTCACAGGAGTTTCTTTTCCGAATAATGCACGTATTAATGAAACGAAAGTAGATTCTCTTGCAGCGcttccaagaaaaaaaacaccattttaaaAATGCCACAGTTGTCAGTATTGCAGTTTTATTGTAAAGATCATTTAATTAATACTGATTAAATTTCCcctaaataattttgaaaattatTGTTGCATTTGACTTTCTCACCCTCCTACTATATTGTTTTTAGTGAATATAATTTGAGAACTTCAGCTGTCAGACTGGAAACTTTCATAATGGAGCAAAACATTGTTTAGAATAGTAATAGTCTCTTTTGGTTACTCTTTGCAGTGTAACTTTTTACTGTACTTAGCCTTACAGTAAAAGCATAGTTTTGCTTGTGGTATAGGTTAGAGTTAGTATTATAAGaatttcagggaaagaatgaatagGAAAATTCGTGATCTTAACATAGCCACATGCTGATTCTTAAACCACGCATAAAAGACAAATTGActcatttttagtattttttacAGTCCTCCCCACTATGTACATCTCCTTTGTAAGGGTACTGTATATATGTTAAATGTATAACAAACGGacagaatattaaaatatttcttcatgaAATGGAAAAGCTCTTCTAGGTTTGAGAACCTAACTGAAATTTGTTCTTAAATTAGTGTAACCCTAAAATAAGTTAAATTCATTGATGCATCTCCAGATTCCAACCAGTATAGCTGTATTATCTGCCCCACTGTCAGATAAATAGCATCACAACTCCTAATATGTCAGATTTTATTTAACGTATATAGAatattgtggaatttccatccatAGAGGTTTTCAAGGCCTTGCtaaacaaaactttggctggaatAATATggttggatggtcctgctttgaacagggggctggactggatgacctcctgaggttcttcccaaccctaatttttctatgattctatatatttTAAACTCTATGTGCTCTGACTCAAATAGCAGGATGAACAACTCATTATAGAGTGCTAGTAACCAGGAAAAATAGTTTGCATGGAGAGAAGCTTTGCCCAGTTTGGAAATTTAAATTTTACATCCCTGGAAATTAAATTCACCATTTTGAGTAGCTGTTGTAAAACTGGTGCACAGCCAGTTCATAAGTATTCCAGGGGGAGAAAAACTAATTCTGCAAACAAAAGCAGAGCTACAGTTTCTTATTTGAACTTAGATGATTGttccatttttcctcccttgcCTTAGTAACACTCAAATTTAAACAGTTTCAGCTTTTAAATAAATCCTCGTGTGGAGAGGTGCTTTGGTCATCTGGGAAATAACTTCTTGACACCTGACAAACTGGCTGCCCTTACTGATCTTTTTGCTACCCTTGTGTACCCTTAACTGAGTAAGTTCTGTATGTTTAAAACAGGTCTCATTTAACAGCAAAGAACACAAGACTCATAGGAccaggagaagaaaaagaacaagagGGAGCATGTGTCTTACACTGTTATTAAACCACTTTGCTGGAAGGGGGAATTCCTGTTCCCaggtctgtttttgtttttaatccaaTAACTGTTCAGTACAAAATGCATGAGTGGTGTGGGAGCAGGGACCAAAACTCAGGACTGCCAACATGTAGCTAAGTCCTCTATGAGTCTACAAGCATCGTACTCCTTGTTCACTTGTTCTTCCTTGCCTGCCCCTAGGATCTCTCATTCTTGACTGGGCAAATAGTGCAGCTTCAAGAAGAGGGATGGAGGATATCCTGGGAAGTGGAATCGCATTAGGCTGAAGGAGAGAACCTTGGTCTCTCACTCCTGTGCAATCAATGTAATTGGAAGGCTATTATATTACAAATTAATCAGTTCTAGCCTCTACTGCATTTGGTGAGGAGTCAAGCATGTTGGCTTGCACTGCATATACTTTGAACACATGGACTGAATTAGGCCTCTTGGGGAACTCGAGCATAATTCTACCTACTTTCTTACAGCCTAGTAGGGCATAAGCAGGAGTTAAGGTGTGGTGCGCATGCCTGTGATGGCAAATGCAAGCTGAGCAGGAGGTACCTAGAAGCTGTATATGCCTCCAGGGTTAGAGAGCCACTAAATGGGGATTTGCTTAAGTGCTCCTAAGCACctaagtcctttttttagatCTAGTCCCAAAGTTCTTAATTAATAAAGAACATTATCTGCTGATAGAGCACAATGTCCTCAGTTTGTGCAAGTAAATTAAAACGATTACCTTTTCAAATGAGGACTAATTAAATACAGAACTGTTCCTCCAATAAATTTAAAAGCTCAGATGTTTTCATAGGCACATTGGGTTCTAAGACTCCAATATTATATTTTTGTGAGCTAGACTAAAAAAGAACCAAATTTATATATTCAAAGTAGGCTTAATTAAAAATCAGCTCTAAATCTGCAGATAGCTTTTGGGGTGATTAATTACTGACTGAACTATTTAAAATAGCTTTCTGACACACTGGCACAAGAACTCTACgcacaaaagaaaaacattcacCTTCTATTGTTCTAGTGTAACAGTGGTCTTAACTTTAGTACCTCAGTTTGGAATGGGAACTAAGCCATCAGAGAAAATATTTATACCTTACATATATCCACAAAAATGTCGTGTTTTACTTATCAGACCTGTAAGTTTTCCATTTCATTCTGTTTAGAAGGTGAAATTGAACTAGTAAATTTCAATAGGAGCTCCTGTATATCAGCTCAGGCTTTGGAGAAAGAAATCGTTTTAAACATGGTAGGAGTGAATTTTTAATTGATTGTTAACTACTGGTATCTCCCCTAGTAAAATTTAGAATCAAAAAAGTTGAAGGGATTTGTGTTAGCATATCATGAATTCTAATAGGTAATTTGACCATAGGTAAATTTCTAATAGGTAAGTTGACCATGGTGTCTTTATTTATCCTACTCTGCAAAACCAGTTTCCTGTAACTAGCATGCTCAAACTGGTCAATCCAGCCAGTGATTCAGTTTTTATCATGTTTTTCATTAGATGGTACCATATCTTATGTTTCACCCGTTGGAAGGTATGCTTGTATGCTTTAACATTCTAGGCTCATGGCTAGTtttagtatttgattttttttttaatgttcgtAAATATAAAgatacccccttcccccccccacccacttttGCGTAAGATCAGTATTCCCATCCA encodes the following:
- the YIPF5 gene encoding protein YIPF5, which encodes MSGFDGFNTDFYQTSYSIDDQTQAYDYSGSGGAYNKQYSDYEYSQQSGFVPPEMMQQQQPYTGQIYQPTQTYTPTTAQSFYGSNFEDEPPLLEELGINFDHIWQKTLTVLHPLKVADGSIMNETDLAGPMVFCLAFGATLLLAGKIQFGYVYGISAIGCLGMFCLLNLMSMTGVSFGCVASVLGYCLLPMILLSSFAVVFSLQGMMGVILTAGIIGWCSFSASKIFISALAMEGQQLLVAYPCALLYGVFALISVF